In Herbinix luporum, a single window of DNA contains:
- a CDS encoding GspMb/PilO family protein, which yields MKLTKREIILLVIVLVLGSTFLFVKYVYSPLDKDIKKLKDEYEQLVEEEAKVKLLDEKIKILKDELLEIENSSNEAYEGMLDIWDQAANLVYMEKVTKNLCDKVVINSYTPVDVGNLRSADVNLDIVTNYDNLQKILKNLEEGQHYCTIENISMDVRSRDSEDWPPLELNVNLTVRFYVKGQDTDYPDNYDFMKGKFNKKNIFQEK from the coding sequence ATGAAGCTTACAAAACGTGAGATAATTCTGTTAGTTATAGTATTAGTACTGGGAAGCACCTTCTTATTTGTTAAATACGTGTATTCTCCATTAGATAAAGATATTAAAAAACTAAAAGATGAGTATGAACAGCTGGTGGAAGAAGAGGCCAAGGTTAAGCTCTTAGACGAGAAAATAAAAATACTTAAGGATGAATTATTAGAGATAGAAAATAGTTCTAATGAGGCCTATGAGGGAATGCTTGATATATGGGATCAGGCAGCAAATCTGGTATATATGGAAAAGGTGACAAAAAATCTATGTGATAAAGTAGTTATCAACTCCTATACTCCAGTAGATGTAGGAAATCTTCGTTCAGCAGATGTGAATCTAGATATAGTTACAAATTATGATAATCTACAAAAGATTCTTAAGAATTTAGAAGAGGGACAGCATTATTGTACCATAGAAAATATCAGTATGGATGTAAGATCAAGAGACAGTGAAGACTGGCCCCCTTTAGAGCTTAATGTAAATTTAACTGTTAGATTTTATGTTAAGGGACAAGACACGGATTATCCGGATAATTACGATTTTATGAAAGGAAAATTCAACAAGAAAAATATTTTCCAAGAAAAATAA
- a CDS encoding PilN domain-containing protein, with amino-acid sequence MMYDINLLPKNERKMSAGMTFLIVFISIAYVAAAVLFGLLLPLKEKENMNSKIKRIKEDIESYDVTEAEYYQLEKTVEEKKREGLALLALRNERLVITALLDNIEVNTPEDIYLENLSIEGGMLNLSGYSPNYEDIAKYIVKLRNMDRVDNTTFTTATLEENDDKEKYQFNLYCNIDQRDFISELQDENPMPQNNEGGTEE; translated from the coding sequence ATGATGTATGATATTAATTTACTTCCAAAAAATGAAAGAAAAATGTCAGCAGGAATGACATTCTTGATTGTTTTTATTAGCATAGCTTATGTTGCAGCAGCAGTATTGTTTGGCTTATTATTACCTCTAAAAGAAAAAGAAAATATGAATTCTAAGATTAAGCGGATTAAAGAGGATATTGAAAGTTATGATGTAACTGAAGCAGAATATTACCAGCTAGAAAAGACGGTAGAAGAGAAAAAGCGTGAGGGGCTAGCTCTTTTAGCTCTAAGAAATGAACGATTGGTAATTACTGCTCTTTTAGATAATATTGAAGTGAATACACCGGAGGATATTTATCTAGAAAATTTAAGTATAGAAGGTGGAATGCTTAATTTAAGTGGATATTCACCAAACTATGAAGATATCGCTAAATATATAGTTAAGTTAAGAAATATGGATAGGGTTGATAATACTACCTTTACCACTGCTACATTAGAGGAAAATGATGATAAGGAAAAATATCAGTTTAATTTATATTGTAATATAGATCAAAGGGATTTTATTTCAGAATTACAGGATGAAAATCCCATGCCCCAAAATAATGAAGGGGGGACTGAAGAATAA
- the pilM gene encoding type IV pilus assembly protein PilM gives MKKKGMNQSSIYDKILGQKDMYYKRGTMPIIGIDIGSNYIKMVKMKRNNKIARFAIEPIPEGVMAQGRIEAQEPLIDLIKNIKSKYKISGDSCAVCISGNEIIVRELTIPEMNEDQIMENIRHEIASFLPFKHEDYTIDYKVIDYQTDGNDGIGKLKVLVAAVPIRQAKAYVDVLKKAKLKVKYIDVGSNVDSKLSRWIIHTIGKNDLKDIAIIDFGAQTTDVTILNKGNYSLHKMISNGGEYLTSIIADKAGMDMQEAEEYKRKINFFEASEDNMIAQHVVNYFDYLILDINRILEFYKNRNNHKGVDQIYIMGGGSFLKGLSSYFEKRLGVKVFPLSEALEMFRGDLNQTEYLPVLFNAIGATMREEW, from the coding sequence ATGAAAAAGAAGGGCATGAATCAAAGCAGTATATATGATAAGATTTTGGGTCAAAAGGATATGTATTATAAGAGAGGAACTATGCCGATAATTGGAATAGATATTGGTTCTAATTATATAAAAATGGTTAAAATGAAGAGAAATAATAAAATTGCTAGATTTGCAATAGAACCTATACCTGAAGGGGTTATGGCCCAGGGAAGAATCGAGGCCCAGGAGCCCTTGATTGATTTAATAAAAAATATAAAATCAAAATATAAGATTAGCGGAGATAGTTGTGCTGTTTGTATTTCCGGTAACGAAATTATAGTCCGTGAACTGACTATACCTGAGATGAATGAAGATCAGATAATGGAGAATATTCGTCATGAAATAGCCAGTTTTCTTCCCTTTAAACATGAAGATTATACAATTGATTATAAAGTAATAGATTATCAAACAGATGGTAATGATGGAATTGGAAAACTGAAGGTTCTTGTAGCAGCAGTTCCTATAAGACAAGCCAAGGCCTATGTAGATGTTCTTAAGAAAGCTAAGCTTAAAGTCAAGTATATAGACGTAGGTTCAAATGTTGACAGTAAGCTTTCTAGATGGATTATACATACCATAGGAAAAAATGATTTAAAGGATATAGCCATAATTGATTTTGGGGCTCAAACCACAGACGTTACCATATTAAATAAAGGAAATTATAGTCTACATAAAATGATCTCCAACGGAGGAGAGTATCTGACATCAATCATAGCAGATAAGGCCGGAATGGATATGCAGGAAGCAGAAGAATATAAACGTAAGATAAATTTCTTTGAAGCAAGTGAAGATAATATGATAGCACAACATGTAGTAAATTACTTTGACTATCTTATTTTGGATATTAATCGTATTTTGGAGTTTTATAAAAATAGAAATAACCATAAGGGAGTTGACCAAATCTATATAATGGGTGGAGGAAGTTTCCTAAAAGGATTATCAAGTTATTTTGAAAAACGTTTGGGAGTTAAGGTATTTCCTCTCTCGGAAGCTTTAGAAATGTTTCGGGGGGATTTAAATCAAACAGAATATTTGCCCGTTCTTTTTAACGCAATAGGGGCTACTATGAGAGAGGAGTGGTAA